Part of the Pedobacter roseus genome is shown below.
GTTTTAAATGTGGTTATTTACTTTAGTGTTTCAGAAAGTGACCAGATAAAACTTAGAAAATATTCTTTCTAACCAAAAATTATGTTTAAAAAATTAATTGCCGCTGCATTAATCTTCAGTCCCTGCGTGCATATTTTTGCGCAAAACCCAACCGGTTCGTACACCCAATCCATCAACGGAACCAAATTAAAATTCGATATGCAGGCCATTCCGGCAGGTAAATTTAAAATGGGCAGCAAAGCAGGCAAACCTGACGAACAACCTGTACATGAAGTTAAACTCGATGCTTTCTGGATCGGAAAACATGAGGTAACCTGGGATATTTTTGAACGTTTTCTTTACCGCGATTACGAAAAAAAAGCCAGTGAAGGCGCTATACCTTCCGAAGTTGATGCTGTAACCCGCCCTACAAAACCCTATCTGGACATGACCTTCGGGATGGGCAAAGAACACCAACCCGCAGTAGCCATGACCCAATATAATGCCATACAGTTTTGTAAATGGTTGTATGTGCGTACCGGAGTATTTTATCGCTTACCAACAGAAGCCGAATGGGAATATGCCTGTAAAGCCGGTACAGAAACCAATTATTCTTTTGGCAACGATGAAGCTAAACTCGGCGATTATGCCTGGTATAAAGACAACAGCAGCAACAAAACCCATCAGGTGGGATTAAAAAAACCAAATGCCTGGGGTTTGTTCGATATGCACGGAAATGTTAGCGAGTGGACCTACGACCAATACCTGGCCGATTTTTATAACCAGGGTAAAGATAAAACCAGCGAAAATCCGGTAGCCCAACCCGAAAAACTTTATCCGAATGCCGTGCGTGGTGGCTCTTATGATGAAATACCCGGCAATTTAACTTCAACGGTTAGGCTGGCATCCGATCCATCATGGAAACAGTTGGATCCACAGATTCCGAAAAGCAATTGGTGGTTCCCGGAAGCACCATTTGTAGGCATGCGTTTAGTACGACCAGCTAAAACGCCCTCAAAGGAAGAAATAGATGCTTATTACAACAAACAACCTATAAAAGACTTTTAAAACCAAAAACTAAACACATGAAAAAACCAATTAACCAACAAGATCGTCGCGATTTTTTAAAAGCAACAGCCATGCTTGCAGGCGGCGCCATGTTAAGCAGCATTCCATTGGCCGGAGCTTATGCATCCGGATCAGACACCATTAAAATAGCTTTAATTGGCTGTGGCGACCGTGGTACAGGAGCAGCTTTCCAGGCTTTAAGCACCAAATTCAATATTAAACTGGTAGCCATGGCCGATGCTTTTCAAGATCGTTTGGATAGCAGTTACCAATCTTTAAGCTCAAAATTTGGCGCAAAAATAGATGTTCCGAAAGAACGCCAGTTTGTAGGTTTTGATGCTTACCTAAAAGCCATTCCATTGGCTGATGTAGTGCTGTTAACCACTCCTCCTGGCTTCCGTCCTATCCATTTCGAAGAAGCGGTAAAACAAAATAAACAGATTTTTATGGAAAAACCTGTTGCCGTTGATGCGCCGGGGATCAGAAAGGTATTGGCCGCTGCCGAAGAAGCCAAAAAGAAAAAATTAAACGTGGTAGTGGGTTTACAAAGACGTTACCAGACCAATTACCGCGAATCGATGAAACGCATTAACGATGGGGCCATTGGCGACATCATGTCGGGACAGGTATATTGGAACAGTGGCGGCGTTTGGGTTCGTCCGCGCAAAGCAAACCAAACCGAAATGGAATACCAAATGAGAAACTGGTATTATTTCAACTGGTTATGCGGCGACCACATTGTAGAACAGCACGTACACAATATCGATATTGCCAACTGGATCAAAAATGCACACCCGGTTTCGGTACAGGGAACAGGAAGCCGTGCCTGGAGAACCGGAAAAGATTATGGCGAAATTTACGATAACCACTCTATCGAATTAACTTATGCCGATGGTGCGGTAATTAACAGTCAGTGCAGGCATTTTGAAGGCATCAGCAACCGTGTAGATGAATCATTCCAAGGCACAAAAGGTAAAATATATCTCTCAGGAAGCAACCAGGCCATTATGAAAGATTATAGCGGCAAAGAGCTGTATAACCACAATACCAAAGGAAATGCCAACCCTTACCAAACCGAACACGATGAGCTTTTCGATGCGGTTTCTAAAGGAGAGTATAAATTTAGTAATGTAGATTACGCAGCAACCAGCACGTTCTCTGCTATTATTGGCCGTTACGCCACCTACTCTGGTCAAACCATTAAGTGGGATGAAGCATTGGCCGCCAACAACAGTTTATTGCCTGAGCGTTTTGCATGGGATGCCAATCCACGCTTAATGCCCGATGCAAACGGTTTATACCCTATCGCCATGCCAGGACAGGCAAAAGTGCTTTAAATTTAAAGATGCGTTATAGATTTTTATTTCTCCTGCTACCGTTGATTCTGGCTTTTTCTTTGAAAAAAGAAATCCGGCAATACAAAATTAACGGTTATGCACAGGGAACCGATTACGCTATAATGTATTATGCCACCGATAGTTTGGCCACCAAACAGGGCATAGACAGTTTATTAAATGAAATTGATTTATCGATGTCGCTTTACAAAAAGGGAACATTGATAAATCAGTTTAACGCTGCCAAAAAAGAGATCAAAACCGATCGTTTTATGAACGATGTGCTTAAAAGAAGTTTTGAGATCAATGCAGATACGAAAGGCATTTTCGACATCACCGTAGCACCTTTGGTTCAGGCCTGGGGCTTTGGGCCGAAAGAGGAAAAATCAGAACCCGATCCGGCTACCATCAAATCGATCCTCAGCTGCGTGGGCATGAAAAACCTGAAATTAAAAGATGGATGGCTCAGTAAATCAAAACCATGCGTACATATCGATTTAAATGGAATTGCACAAGGTTACAGCGTCGATTTAATTGCTGCTTATCTTGAACAAAAAGGAATTAAACAATATGTGGCCGAGCTGGGTGGCGAAATCAGGATATCTGGACCAAAACCCAATGGCGAAACCATGAAAATCGGCATCGAAGGTCCTGATAAAGATGGTACGCCCATAATCAGGCATATTGCCGCAATTAACTCCGGAGCCATTACCACTTCGGGCAACTACCGGAAATTTCATCAAAGCGGAAAGAAGAAAATCTCCCACCTGATCGATCCTAAAACAGGTTATCCTTTAGATAATGAGATGATCAGCGTTACCGTTTATGCCAACGATGCCATTACTGCCGATGGGTATGATAATGCTTTAATGGCCATGCACCTTAAAGAGGCCATTGCCTTTGTAGAAAGCCGGAAAAACCTCGAAGCTTATTTTGTGTACCACCAAAAAGATGGCAAAGTAGCCGATACGCTAACTACAGGATTTAAAAAATTAATTACACACCAATAGCCTAAAACCTAAGCGATGAAAAGAAGTGAATTTATAAGAAACAGCCTCCTTGCTGCTGGTGCTATTACCACAGGCGGAGGATTGACCAATACTTTTGCTGCAGAGAAACCAAATGATAAATTAAGCGATAAAACTTTTAACCTTGATTATGCACCGCACCAGGGCATGTTCCAAAACCATGCTGGCAAAAGCTTTTTAGATCAGATCCGGTTCATGTAC
Proteins encoded:
- a CDS encoding formylglycine-generating enzyme family protein, coding for MFKKLIAAALIFSPCVHIFAQNPTGSYTQSINGTKLKFDMQAIPAGKFKMGSKAGKPDEQPVHEVKLDAFWIGKHEVTWDIFERFLYRDYEKKASEGAIPSEVDAVTRPTKPYLDMTFGMGKEHQPAVAMTQYNAIQFCKWLYVRTGVFYRLPTEAEWEYACKAGTETNYSFGNDEAKLGDYAWYKDNSSNKTHQVGLKKPNAWGLFDMHGNVSEWTYDQYLADFYNQGKDKTSENPVAQPEKLYPNAVRGGSYDEIPGNLTSTVRLASDPSWKQLDPQIPKSNWWFPEAPFVGMRLVRPAKTPSKEEIDAYYNKQPIKDF
- a CDS encoding Gfo/Idh/MocA family oxidoreductase — protein: MKKPINQQDRRDFLKATAMLAGGAMLSSIPLAGAYASGSDTIKIALIGCGDRGTGAAFQALSTKFNIKLVAMADAFQDRLDSSYQSLSSKFGAKIDVPKERQFVGFDAYLKAIPLADVVLLTTPPGFRPIHFEEAVKQNKQIFMEKPVAVDAPGIRKVLAAAEEAKKKKLNVVVGLQRRYQTNYRESMKRINDGAIGDIMSGQVYWNSGGVWVRPRKANQTEMEYQMRNWYYFNWLCGDHIVEQHVHNIDIANWIKNAHPVSVQGTGSRAWRTGKDYGEIYDNHSIELTYADGAVINSQCRHFEGISNRVDESFQGTKGKIYLSGSNQAIMKDYSGKELYNHNTKGNANPYQTEHDELFDAVSKGEYKFSNVDYAATSTFSAIIGRYATYSGQTIKWDEALAANNSLLPERFAWDANPRLMPDANGLYPIAMPGQAKVL
- a CDS encoding FAD:protein FMN transferase, whose protein sequence is MKKEIRQYKINGYAQGTDYAIMYYATDSLATKQGIDSLLNEIDLSMSLYKKGTLINQFNAAKKEIKTDRFMNDVLKRSFEINADTKGIFDITVAPLVQAWGFGPKEEKSEPDPATIKSILSCVGMKNLKLKDGWLSKSKPCVHIDLNGIAQGYSVDLIAAYLEQKGIKQYVAELGGEIRISGPKPNGETMKIGIEGPDKDGTPIIRHIAAINSGAITTSGNYRKFHQSGKKKISHLIDPKTGYPLDNEMISVTVYANDAITADGYDNALMAMHLKEAIAFVESRKNLEAYFVYHQKDGKVADTLTTGFKKLITHQ